Proteins found in one Paenibacillus borealis genomic segment:
- a CDS encoding extracellular solute-binding protein, which translates to MNSSRSKKLHKPLIVLLALTLLAAGCSSSKKANYESASETPAGNAPASNEAGAAFTYPMTGGIELTYMNEQLGGAPERLPVDDEYEKRTGIAIKQLGGTPMTDQKFSLLLASGELPDIFLNTWLQYPGGPDKAVEQGYILKLNDLIDQYAPNLKKTLQENPDIDKMIKTDDGTYYAFPFIRSEIGRVYGGPIIRKDWLDELNLGIPETIEEWHTVLTAFKDKKNAASPVTFRTMFLGERTGGFAGAFGVMGNFYVNDGKVVYGYLEPGYKDYLNTMSRWYKEGLIDKDFASIDGATVDKKMTSNVSGATIGWQYYIEKYNSAVQESDPEADFVAAPYPSAFKGGLPEFGQLDNAYAGTSSAAISATTKNVEAAMRWLDYAFTEEGSMLNTYGVEGTTYTLEDGKPVYTDLVVKNPEGLGSDQVMSKYSHGTNFPMIQQDNNLPAKYPATTESIGIWKQTNHESHLLPPVTPTAEEADEMSSIMNDINAFVKETELKIILGTDSVDNYDKYVQQMRDLGIGRALEIQQAAYERYLNR; encoded by the coding sequence ATGAATTCATCCAGATCGAAAAAGCTGCATAAACCGCTTATCGTTTTGTTAGCTCTCACATTGCTTGCTGCAGGCTGCAGCAGCTCCAAAAAGGCTAATTATGAAAGCGCTTCTGAGACTCCTGCCGGAAATGCCCCGGCTTCCAATGAAGCGGGTGCAGCTTTCACTTATCCGATGACGGGCGGCATAGAGCTGACTTATATGAATGAACAGCTGGGAGGTGCGCCGGAACGGCTGCCGGTTGATGACGAATATGAGAAGCGGACAGGAATCGCAATCAAACAGCTGGGCGGAACACCGATGACCGATCAGAAGTTCAGTCTGCTGCTGGCCTCGGGCGAGCTGCCGGATATATTCCTCAATACCTGGCTGCAATATCCGGGTGGTCCTGATAAAGCCGTCGAGCAGGGATATATTCTGAAGCTCAATGACCTGATTGACCAATATGCGCCTAACCTGAAGAAAACGCTCCAGGAGAATCCGGATATCGACAAAATGATCAAAACCGATGACGGTACGTATTATGCTTTCCCGTTCATCCGCTCGGAGATTGGACGGGTCTACGGCGGGCCGATTATCCGTAAGGATTGGCTCGATGAGCTGAATCTCGGCATCCCGGAAACGATTGAGGAGTGGCATACTGTGCTGACTGCTTTTAAAGACAAGAAAAATGCAGCCTCACCCGTAACCTTCCGTACGATGTTCCTGGGAGAGCGGACTGGAGGGTTCGCCGGAGCGTTCGGTGTGATGGGTAACTTCTACGTTAACGACGGCAAAGTAGTCTATGGCTATCTGGAGCCTGGCTACAAGGACTACCTCAATACCATGAGCCGGTGGTACAAAGAAGGGCTGATTGACAAGGATTTCGCTTCGATTGACGGCGCTACCGTTGACAAGAAAATGACCTCTAATGTAAGCGGAGCAACGATCGGCTGGCAGTACTATATTGAGAAATATAACTCAGCCGTACAGGAATCGGACCCGGAAGCCGACTTCGTGGCCGCTCCATACCCGTCTGCGTTCAAAGGCGGACTTCCGGAGTTCGGCCAGCTGGATAATGCGTACGCGGGGACAAGCTCGGCGGCCATCTCTGCCACAACCAAAAATGTCGAAGCCGCTATGCGCTGGCTGGATTATGCTTTTACCGAAGAAGGCAGCATGCTGAATACCTATGGGGTTGAAGGGACTACCTATACGCTGGAAGACGGCAAGCCCGTCTATACCGATCTTGTGGTTAAGAATCCCGAAGGCCTCGGCAGCGATCAGGTTATGTCCAAATATTCGCACGGCACCAACTTCCCGATGATTCAGCAGGACAACAATCTGCCGGCGAAATATCCGGCAACGACCGAATCCATCGGCATCTGGAAACAGACCAATCATGAGAGCCACCTGCTGCCACCGGTAACGCCAACCGCCGAAGAAGCGGACGAAATGAGCAGCATTATGAATGACATCAACGCTTTTGTAAAAGAGACCGAGCTCAAGATCATCCTGGGCACCGATTCCGTAGACAATTACGATAAATATGTGCAGCAGATGAGGGACCTGGGCATCGGGCGTGCGCTGGAAATTCAACAAGCGGCCTATGAACGTTACCTGAACCGTTAG
- a CDS encoding Nif3-like dinuclear metal center hexameric protein, with protein MTLTFRQVIEHLTAGIRKPDGTVDRLEPGAPESEVQGIVTAFGASQHVIEQAALLGANLIITHEGVFYSHQDNRDGLENDPVYLQKSSLIASTGVGIYRFHDYVHRYTPDGITEGLLRELEWEPYVERHLPHVSILSIPSATVSEIAGYLKRQLHIPYVRAAGDLSAACSRVGVLVGYRGGSAAAIPLFEQESLDLVIAGEGPEWETPEYIRDAVRQGRSRALIMLGHAESEAPGMKLLAQRLTLQFPELPVHYIQDQPVFQIV; from the coding sequence ATGACGCTCACTTTCAGACAGGTTATTGAACATTTAACAGCAGGAATCCGCAAACCGGATGGAACGGTAGACAGGCTGGAGCCTGGTGCTCCGGAGTCAGAAGTGCAGGGGATTGTGACCGCCTTCGGCGCTTCGCAACATGTAATTGAGCAGGCGGCCTTGCTTGGCGCCAATCTGATCATTACACATGAAGGGGTTTTTTATAGCCATCAGGATAACCGGGATGGGCTGGAGAATGATCCTGTATACCTGCAGAAATCTTCACTGATTGCCAGCACCGGTGTAGGCATTTACCGCTTCCATGACTATGTGCACCGCTATACACCGGACGGGATCACGGAAGGGCTGCTGCGGGAGCTGGAATGGGAGCCGTATGTTGAACGGCATCTGCCCCATGTGTCGATTCTCTCCATTCCTTCTGCGACAGTTTCAGAGATTGCCGGATATTTGAAGCGGCAGCTGCATATCCCCTATGTCCGTGCAGCAGGTGATTTATCCGCTGCATGCAGCAGAGTGGGAGTGCTGGTTGGCTACAGAGGCGGCAGTGCAGCCGCCATTCCCTTATTTGAGCAGGAGTCACTGGATCTGGTCATCGCCGGTGAGGGCCCGGAGTGGGAGACGCCGGAATATATCCGGGATGCCGTCCGGCAGGGCCGAAGCCGGGCATTAATTATGCTTGGCCATGCGGAGAGTGAAGCACCGGGGATGAAGCTGCTGGCGCAGCGGCTGACCCTGCAGTTTCCGGAATTGCCGGTGCATTACATTCAAGACCAGCCGGTATTTCAAATTGTATAA
- a CDS encoding alpha-glucuronidase family glycosyl hydrolase, producing MGQQPDNQAATITGSGYDAWLSYPKLPQGNLYKQYVKWCRAAVSVTEEQDTVQAALREWQRGITSMLDIESESGAEPAADGFTVAFGTFHGGNPLIEAIFDEAAIQAVGPEGFAVRTSLTHKCIAVGASSPAGVLYGVFHLLRLIGSQKEIERLDETVNPVNALRMINHWDNFDGSVERGYSGRSFLYENNRFTDDLDRITDYARLMSTAGINAIAINNVNVHALETLFISTYLPDVARIADVFRIYGIRLFLSVNFAGPMHEGEVGTADPLDAGVREWWKKKAAEIYAVVPDFGGFVVKADSENRPGPFTYGRDHADGANMLAEALEPFGGIVIWRCFVYNCKQDWRDRKTDRARAAYDHFKPLDGKFHDNVILQIKNGPMDFQVREPVSPLFGALEQTNQVIEFQIAQEYTGQQRHVCYLVPQWKEIMEFDTLAKGGAAPVKHIVDGSLWGNRFSGVAAVSNVGNDLNWTGHLLAQANLYGFGRLAWNPELSAEEIAAEWISLTFGTDAAVAGVISRILLDSWEIYESYTAPLGVGWMINPEHHYGPNVDGYEYSQWGTYHYADHQGIGVDRTVATGTGYSAQYMGSNAQRYDSLEECPDELLLFFHHVPYTHVLNSGKTVIQHIYDTHFAGAERADGLLAAWSGLKGSIAEGLYAQVEERLRGQAAHSKEWRDQINTYFYRKSGIEDSGARKIY from the coding sequence ATGGGACAACAACCGGACAATCAGGCTGCCACAATAACCGGAAGCGGATACGACGCCTGGTTAAGCTATCCGAAGCTGCCGCAAGGCAATCTATATAAGCAATATGTGAAATGGTGCAGAGCAGCCGTATCCGTGACGGAAGAGCAGGATACGGTGCAAGCGGCGCTGCGTGAATGGCAGAGAGGAATTACCTCGATGCTGGACATTGAGTCGGAGTCTGGGGCTGAACCGGCTGCGGATGGATTCACCGTAGCGTTCGGTACCTTCCATGGCGGCAATCCACTGATCGAAGCTATATTTGATGAAGCGGCTATACAGGCGGTAGGACCGGAAGGGTTCGCAGTCCGCACCAGCCTGACCCATAAATGCATTGCCGTAGGGGCATCATCTCCGGCAGGTGTACTGTATGGTGTCTTCCACCTCCTGCGCCTGATTGGAAGCCAGAAGGAGATTGAGCGTCTGGATGAAACGGTGAATCCGGTGAACGCGCTGCGCATGATCAACCATTGGGATAATTTCGACGGTAGTGTAGAACGGGGCTATTCGGGCAGATCCTTCCTCTATGAGAATAACCGGTTCACGGATGATCTGGACAGAATTACCGATTACGCGCGGCTGATGTCTACCGCAGGCATTAATGCCATTGCGATCAATAACGTGAACGTTCATGCGCTGGAAACATTGTTTATCTCCACCTACCTGCCTGATGTTGCCCGGATCGCTGATGTATTCCGTATTTATGGCATCCGCCTGTTCCTGAGCGTGAACTTCGCCGGTCCGATGCATGAAGGTGAAGTGGGAACCGCAGATCCGCTGGACGCCGGAGTCCGGGAGTGGTGGAAGAAGAAAGCGGCTGAAATCTATGCGGTGGTTCCCGATTTCGGCGGATTCGTGGTCAAGGCCGATTCAGAGAACCGGCCAGGCCCGTTCACGTACGGGCGGGATCATGCCGATGGCGCGAATATGCTGGCGGAGGCGCTGGAGCCGTTCGGCGGCATCGTCATCTGGCGCTGCTTCGTGTACAACTGCAAGCAGGATTGGCGTGACCGCAAGACAGACCGGGCGAGAGCAGCCTACGATCATTTCAAACCGCTTGACGGCAAGTTCCACGATAACGTAATTCTGCAGATCAAGAACGGCCCGATGGATTTCCAGGTCAGAGAGCCGGTATCTCCGCTGTTCGGGGCGCTTGAACAGACGAATCAGGTGATAGAATTTCAGATTGCCCAGGAGTATACCGGACAGCAGCGTCATGTCTGTTACCTGGTTCCCCAATGGAAAGAGATTATGGAATTTGATACGCTGGCCAAAGGCGGAGCGGCTCCGGTGAAGCATATCGTCGACGGCTCGCTATGGGGCAACCGTTTCAGCGGTGTGGCCGCGGTGTCTAATGTGGGTAATGACCTGAACTGGACCGGACATCTGCTGGCCCAGGCGAATCTCTACGGATTCGGGCGTCTGGCCTGGAACCCGGAGCTGAGCGCGGAAGAAATTGCCGCGGAGTGGATTTCCTTGACGTTCGGAACAGATGCAGCGGTTGCCGGCGTGATCAGCCGGATTTTACTGGATTCCTGGGAGATTTACGAATCCTATACGGCACCGCTTGGCGTGGGCTGGATGATTAATCCCGAGCATCACTATGGACCTAATGTTGACGGCTATGAATATTCACAATGGGGCACCTACCATTATGCCGATCATCAGGGAATCGGTGTAGACCGGACTGTGGCCACAGGCACCGGCTACAGCGCCCAGTACATGGGCAGCAATGCGCAGCGCTATGATTCGCTTGAAGAATGTCCGGATGAACTGCTGCTGTTCTTCCATCATGTGCCGTATACCCATGTGCTGAATTCCGGCAAAACCGTGATTCAGCATATCTACGACACCCATTTTGCAGGTGCGGAACGTGCTGATGGGCTGCTGGCAGCCTGGAGCGGATTGAAGGGCAGTATCGCAGAAGGACTGTATGCGCAGGTGGAGGAACGTCTGCGGGGACAGGCTGCGCATTCCAAGGAGTGGCGTGATCAGATCAATACTTACTTTTACCGCAAGAGCGGCATAGAAGATTCCGGAGCACGCAAGATCTATTGA
- a CDS encoding helix-turn-helix transcriptional regulator, with protein MYYSCLTGRPSCILDPVQVHPTTQPPDGNIVKSCNYLPKSSRFQLYKLELPYDSHYGFDDIASELGISASHCYRVFRQVFGTSPREYRESGQ; from the coding sequence GTGTATTATTCATGCTTAACGGGGCGCCCATCTTGTATACTAGATCCTGTTCAGGTTCATCCTACCACGCAGCCGCCGGACGGGAACATTGTCAAATCATGCAATTATTTACCCAAATCAAGCAGGTTTCAGCTATACAAGCTGGAGCTGCCCTATGACAGCCATTACGGATTTGACGATATTGCCTCGGAGCTTGGGATCAGCGCCTCGCACTGCTACCGGGTGTTCCGCCAGGTCTTCGGCACCTCGCCGCGTGAATACCGCGAGTCCGGACAATAA
- a CDS encoding GntR family transcriptional regulator, which yields MSHLKQEILSLELKPGSMISETALSERFQLSRTPIRDVLKQLSLEQYVDIYPKKGNLVSYIDLESVEQIIYLRNVLEKEIMKSLAGNIPLKGLHELRNNLAQQQKCIEQAEGAEVFLQLDDQFHRTMFGLAGREFLWGVLQQFNVHYIRYRKLHMLKDEKLATIQQEHQQLLDYIVQGDTAGIDELLHHHLRADIDSMNFQEHFATYIKK from the coding sequence ATGTCGCATCTGAAACAGGAAATCCTCTCCCTGGAGCTGAAGCCCGGGTCGATGATCAGTGAAACCGCGCTTTCTGAACGCTTCCAGCTGTCACGGACACCGATCCGGGATGTACTGAAGCAATTGTCCCTGGAGCAGTACGTCGACATTTATCCCAAAAAAGGCAATCTGGTCTCGTACATAGATCTGGAGTCGGTGGAGCAGATTATCTATCTCCGCAATGTGCTGGAGAAGGAAATTATGAAGTCACTGGCTGGAAATATCCCACTGAAAGGGCTGCATGAGCTGCGGAACAACCTTGCGCAGCAGCAGAAATGTATTGAGCAGGCGGAAGGGGCCGAGGTTTTTCTGCAGCTGGATGATCAATTTCACCGGACGATGTTTGGCCTGGCCGGCCGTGAATTTCTGTGGGGAGTGCTGCAGCAGTTCAATGTCCATTACATCCGCTACCGCAAGCTGCACATGCTGAAGGATGAGAAGCTGGCTACGATTCAGCAGGAGCATCAGCAGCTGCTGGATTATATAGTCCAGGGTGACACGGCGGGCATCGATGAGCTGCTGCATCATCATCTGCGGGCGGATATTGATTCGATGAACTTTCAGGAGCATTTCGCCACCTATATCAAGAAATAA
- the uxuA gene encoding mannonate dehydratase: MNMTWRWYGEGNDNITLDHVRQIPGVMGIVWSLHHKVAGEVWEMEEIQKVADQITAKGFSTAVVESVNVHDDIKIGLPSRDKYIDIYIDTIRKLAKVGVKVICYNFMPVFDWTRTELYKELPDGSNALFYEKAAITDNPREMVDRILKGAGEFTMPGWEPERLEKLDDLFAAYADVTEDILFDNLKYFLERIIPVCEEVDIKMAIHPDDPAWPIFGLPRIIRSRDSIRRFLDMVDSPYNGLTFCTGSLGTNPQNDLPAMIREFHDRIYFAHIRNVKVFDNGDFIEVSHRGRDGSVDVAEVVKAYHENGYTGYVRPDHGRHLWGEEKNCRPGYGLYDRAMGIMYLLGVWDSLENAKGAK, translated from the coding sequence ATGAATATGACTTGGAGATGGTATGGCGAGGGCAACGACAATATTACCCTGGACCACGTACGTCAGATTCCGGGAGTAATGGGTATCGTCTGGTCGCTGCATCACAAGGTAGCCGGTGAAGTATGGGAAATGGAAGAAATCCAGAAGGTAGCCGATCAGATTACAGCCAAAGGCTTCAGCACAGCGGTTGTTGAGAGCGTTAACGTTCATGATGATATCAAAATCGGGCTGCCGTCCCGCGACAAATACATCGACATCTATATCGATACCATCCGCAAGCTGGCCAAGGTTGGCGTTAAGGTCATCTGCTACAACTTCATGCCGGTGTTCGACTGGACCCGTACAGAGCTGTATAAGGAGCTGCCGGACGGCTCGAATGCACTCTTTTATGAAAAGGCTGCCATTACTGATAATCCGCGTGAAATGGTTGACCGGATTCTCAAGGGCGCCGGTGAATTCACGATGCCGGGCTGGGAGCCGGAGCGGCTGGAGAAGCTGGATGATCTGTTCGCGGCTTACGCCGATGTTACCGAGGATATCCTGTTCGACAACCTGAAGTATTTCCTGGAGCGTATCATTCCGGTGTGTGAAGAAGTTGATATCAAAATGGCGATTCACCCGGACGATCCGGCCTGGCCGATCTTCGGACTGCCGCGCATCATCCGCAGCCGCGATTCCATCCGCCGTTTCCTGGACATGGTCGACAGCCCGTACAACGGTCTTACCTTCTGTACAGGTTCGCTTGGAACCAACCCGCAGAATGATCTTCCGGCGATGATCCGCGAATTCCACGACCGGATTTATTTCGCTCATATCCGCAACGTGAAGGTATTCGACAATGGCGACTTCATCGAAGTATCCCACCGCGGACGCGATGGCAGCGTGGATGTAGCCGAAGTTGTCAAAGCGTACCATGAGAACGGATATACCGGTTACGTGCGTCCGGACCATGGCAGACATTTATGGGGCGAAGAGAAAAACTGCCGTCCGGGTTATGGCCTGTACGACAGAGCGATGGGCATTATGTATCTGCTGGGCGTATGGGACAGCCTGGAGAATGCCAAGGGGGCGAAATAA
- a CDS encoding mannitol dehydrogenase family protein — protein MLSLTRSSIADRAAWEAAGVELPQFDFAAVAQNTLEKPEWVHFGAGNIFRGFVANAHQKLLDNGKADTGIIAAETFDFEMIDKVYKPYDNLTLLVLMNARGDFQKRIVSSIVEGITADKNREADYSRLTAVFENPSLQMASFTITEKGYSLTGPNGQYLGIVEKDIAGGPDQPVHAMSIVASFAYRRYLKGQYPMTFVSMDNCSHNGDKLKNGMVTIAKEWAAKGHVEEGFVAYLEDEQKITFPLSMIDKITPRPSESVQAALLEQGIGGMDVIVTSKNTYTAPFVNAEISEYLVIEDKFTNGRPALEEAGVIFTDRDTVNNVETMKVTTCLNPLHTALAVTGCLLGYTLIADEMKDDTLRKLVEIIGYKEGLPVVVDPGILSPKQFLDEVLQERFANPFIPDTPQRIATDTSQKVGIRFGETIKAYVRREDLDPAQLTAIPLAIAAWCRYLLGVNDEGGVFALSPDPLLESLQARLEGITLGANAEQAAKMRAVLEDQAIFGVDLYAIGLGQVIQGMFTEMLAGPGAVRATLEKFVG, from the coding sequence ATGCTGAGCCTCACCAGAAGCAGCATTGCGGACCGTGCAGCCTGGGAAGCCGCCGGTGTAGAGCTGCCGCAGTTCGATTTCGCAGCGGTAGCACAGAATACGCTGGAGAAGCCGGAGTGGGTTCACTTCGGCGCAGGAAATATCTTCAGAGGTTTCGTGGCCAATGCACACCAGAAGCTGCTCGACAACGGCAAGGCAGATACCGGCATTATTGCTGCCGAGACCTTCGACTTCGAGATGATTGATAAGGTCTATAAGCCTTACGATAATCTGACCCTGCTGGTATTGATGAATGCACGCGGCGACTTCCAGAAGAGAATCGTCAGCAGCATCGTGGAAGGCATCACAGCGGATAAGAACCGCGAAGCGGATTACAGCCGCCTGACCGCGGTGTTCGAGAATCCCAGCCTGCAGATGGCCAGCTTCACCATTACCGAAAAAGGCTATTCCCTTACTGGTCCGAACGGCCAGTATCTCGGCATCGTAGAGAAGGATATTGCTGGCGGACCGGATCAGCCGGTCCATGCGATGAGCATCGTAGCTTCCTTCGCTTACCGGCGTTATCTGAAGGGACAGTACCCGATGACCTTCGTCAGCATGGACAACTGCTCGCATAACGGCGACAAGCTGAAGAACGGCATGGTTACGATCGCCAAAGAATGGGCGGCCAAAGGCCATGTAGAAGAAGGCTTCGTAGCTTATCTTGAGGATGAGCAGAAGATTACCTTCCCGCTGTCGATGATTGACAAAATCACGCCGCGCCCGTCCGAATCGGTTCAGGCAGCGCTGCTGGAGCAGGGAATCGGCGGCATGGATGTGATCGTCACCTCCAAGAATACGTACACTGCGCCGTTCGTCAACGCCGAGATCAGCGAGTATCTGGTAATTGAGGATAAGTTCACGAACGGCCGCCCTGCGCTGGAAGAAGCCGGTGTAATTTTTACCGACCGGGATACGGTCAACAATGTGGAGACTATGAAGGTCACCACCTGCCTCAACCCGCTGCATACGGCGCTGGCTGTAACCGGCTGTCTGCTTGGTTACACGCTGATCGCCGATGAGATGAAGGATGATACCTTGCGGAAGCTCGTGGAGATCATCGGCTACAAAGAAGGTCTGCCGGTGGTGGTAGACCCGGGCATTCTGAGTCCGAAGCAGTTCCTCGATGAAGTGCTGCAGGAACGCTTCGCCAATCCGTTCATTCCGGATACCCCGCAGCGGATCGCGACCGACACTTCGCAGAAGGTCGGCATCCGCTTCGGCGAGACGATCAAGGCGTATGTACGCCGCGAAGACCTTGATCCGGCGCAGCTGACCGCCATTCCGCTGGCGATCGCGGCCTGGTGCCGGTATCTGCTCGGCGTGAACGATGAAGGCGGCGTGTTCGCGCTGAGTCCTGACCCGCTGCTGGAATCTTTGCAGGCCCGGCTTGAAGGAATCACGCTGGGCGCGAATGCAGAGCAGGCAGCGAAGATGCGGGCTGTTCTCGAAGATCAAGCCATCTTCGGCGTTGATCTGTACGCCATCGGACTGGGCCAAGTCATCCAGGGCATGTTCACTGAGATGCTGGCGGGACCCGGTGCTGTAAGGGCTACGCTGGAGAAGTTTGTCGGCTGA
- a CDS encoding alpha/beta hydrolase family protein, whose product MNKKTAISLIIVLGILLGAGLYIVRQNTFEMLEQSVEIPTPQGKLTGTLTLPKNAAGGLGLVLFIHGDGPVDASHNDGYKPLWERLASLGYASLSLNKRGINGSAGNWLEQSIEDRVEEAGQALAWARTQTFVDSGRIGVWGASQAGWVIPKLAAQETLAFSILVSPAINWLQQGAYNTRQQMKKDGCTAEEIKRQITYEQQVDELLLRGADYEEYAQLTHPKEKMSAERWSFVRRNFLSDASKELQNFKSPVLLLLGEEDLNVDVEQTESVYRENISPASLLTVRLFPDTEHSMLRVQTADSALRALMISLFAPRKITVDGYMEQIELFLSKQG is encoded by the coding sequence ATGAACAAGAAAACCGCAATTAGCTTAATCATCGTGTTAGGTATACTGCTTGGTGCGGGTCTTTATATTGTGCGTCAGAATACTTTTGAAATGTTAGAGCAGTCCGTTGAGATTCCCACCCCGCAGGGCAAATTAACGGGGACACTGACGCTCCCCAAGAACGCCGCAGGCGGATTGGGTTTAGTACTATTCATCCATGGCGACGGACCGGTCGATGCTTCACATAATGACGGATATAAACCGCTCTGGGAACGGCTCGCCTCGCTGGGTTATGCCTCTCTGTCGCTTAATAAAAGAGGAATCAATGGCTCCGCAGGCAACTGGCTTGAGCAGAGTATCGAGGATCGGGTGGAGGAAGCCGGGCAGGCCCTGGCCTGGGCCAGAACACAGACGTTCGTGGATAGCGGGCGGATTGGTGTATGGGGAGCTAGCCAAGCGGGTTGGGTGATTCCGAAACTTGCGGCACAAGAAACGCTCGCATTCAGCATTCTGGTCTCGCCGGCCATCAATTGGCTGCAGCAGGGGGCGTATAATACCCGGCAGCAGATGAAGAAGGACGGTTGTACCGCCGAGGAAATTAAGCGTCAGATCACCTATGAGCAGCAAGTAGACGAGCTTTTGCTTCGGGGGGCAGACTATGAGGAATATGCTCAATTGACTCATCCGAAGGAGAAAATGTCCGCAGAACGCTGGTCATTTGTCCGCCGGAACTTTCTGTCCGACGCTTCGAAAGAGCTACAGAACTTCAAATCCCCGGTGCTCCTGCTGCTTGGCGAAGAGGACTTGAATGTAGATGTGGAGCAAACGGAGTCGGTGTACCGTGAGAACATCAGCCCTGCCTCACTGCTCACGGTTAGGCTGTTCCCGGACACCGAGCACTCTATGCTTCGGGTCCAAACGGCTGATTCTGCACTGCGTGCATTGATGATCAGTCTCTTTGCCCCGCGGAAGATTACGGTTGATGGTTATATGGAGCAGATTGAACTGTTTCTGAGTAAACAAGGCTGA
- a CDS encoding GNAT family N-acetyltransferase has translation MTNSSAPKTITTVDIQPEHNLEVSRIIVHGFQSKFMALTKVDPGELAEFFEQLLGHSAEGLCTKRVVALRGGIVVGTLSMKWHKNSVSITGKAAESAKLSVWKQITGIGTRNTLLLLATLYCLNYDPLPGECYIADLAVHPEHQGKGVGQLLIRRAQQFMQDHPRLTYLSLHVSGNNRAAKSLYERFGFSTQAEEYSLLSKFLSGEVKWEYMICRQYGGSYEQENRN, from the coding sequence ATGACTAATTCTTCTGCTCCCAAAACGATTACCACTGTAGACATACAGCCGGAACATAATCTTGAGGTCAGCCGGATCATTGTGCATGGATTCCAGAGTAAGTTTATGGCGCTAACCAAGGTTGATCCAGGGGAGTTAGCCGAGTTTTTCGAGCAGCTGCTGGGGCATTCAGCGGAAGGTCTGTGCACGAAACGGGTGGTGGCGCTGCGAGGCGGGATAGTGGTGGGTACCCTTAGCATGAAGTGGCACAAGAACTCTGTAAGTATCACCGGAAAGGCGGCTGAATCCGCTAAGCTTTCTGTATGGAAGCAAATTACAGGGATTGGCACAAGAAATACACTGCTGCTGCTGGCCACACTCTATTGCTTGAACTATGACCCATTACCGGGAGAATGCTATATCGCAGATCTTGCGGTTCATCCTGAACATCAGGGTAAAGGTGTAGGGCAACTGCTGATACGCCGGGCACAACAATTTATGCAGGATCATCCGCGATTAACATATTTAAGCCTGCATGTCTCCGGAAACAACAGGGCTGCCAAGAGTTTGTATGAACGGTTTGGATTCAGCACCCAAGCGGAAGAGTATAGCCTGTTAAGCAAGTTTCTGTCCGGTGAAGTGAAGTGGGAGTATATGATCTGCAGGCAATATGGAGGTTCATATGAACAAGAAAACCGCAATTAG
- a CDS encoding MerR family transcriptional regulator: MGAEITIGELAELMRVSVHQIRYFEEKGVLLPSYTDTNQYRKYGIDQIYQLSQIMLLRKLGMPVQAIKESMAEDGQQAMEEKLHHSLGEVGREIARLQQLEQLLWKVLHEQRDYQINKQSYSVKMREALQLQKWFDMDSAAALDARTLVEQSAGVSHLFETDIHYVYDSTDTVSLYTAVERGGGTGRILPAGNYLSFKLQVKDESGLVKAIEQFCRHAEHEYGELPGPLILIEKSYLSLFSQGMLHYEILLCIETEAASGVDTL, translated from the coding sequence GTGGGGGCGGAAATTACAATTGGCGAGTTGGCCGAGCTTATGCGGGTGTCGGTTCATCAGATCAGGTATTTTGAGGAAAAAGGGGTGCTTCTCCCTTCCTATACGGATACGAACCAGTATCGCAAGTATGGCATAGACCAGATCTATCAGCTCTCGCAGATTATGCTGCTGCGCAAGCTGGGGATGCCCGTGCAGGCCATAAAGGAAAGTATGGCGGAGGACGGACAGCAGGCGATGGAAGAGAAGCTGCATCACTCGCTGGGGGAGGTAGGCAGAGAGATTGCCAGGCTCCAGCAGCTGGAGCAGCTCCTCTGGAAGGTTCTGCATGAGCAGCGTGATTATCAAATAAACAAGCAGAGCTACAGCGTGAAGATGCGTGAAGCATTGCAGCTGCAAAAGTGGTTTGACATGGATTCGGCAGCCGCTCTTGATGCAAGAACACTGGTGGAACAGTCTGCAGGGGTAAGCCATTTGTTCGAAACGGATATTCATTATGTTTATGACAGTACGGATACTGTCTCATTGTATACCGCTGTGGAGCGGGGCGGAGGAACTGGACGGATTTTACCGGCGGGGAACTATCTCTCTTTTAAGTTACAGGTGAAAGATGAATCCGGGCTTGTGAAGGCTATTGAACAATTCTGCCGCCATGCTGAGCATGAATATGGTGAACTTCCGGGTCCGCTTATTCTTATCGAGAAATCCTACCTCTCTTTGTTCAGCCAGGGCATGCTCCATTATGAGATATTGCTCTGCATTGAAACCGAAGCCGCTTCGGGCGTAGATACTTTATGA